The Sphingobacteriales bacterium genome includes a window with the following:
- a CDS encoding GTP 3',8-cyclase MoaA, with protein MLDSFNRPINYLRISVTDRCNLRCFYCMPEEGVKLLPHCDILTYEEIAVFVKTAVRFGINKIRITGGEPLVRKDILKLVEMIANVPGITDFGMTTNGIHLAKYAKALKEAGLHRINVSLDTINPEKFREITRFGNLEDVINGILAAKEVGLTPVKINCVVKNSSSEKDALEVTEFCRKHGLIIRYIKLMSLKKGIFSIVEHGEGGNCKICNRLRLTANGKLKPCLFDNLEYDIRELGAEEAIRQAVNNKPRCGGINTTNYFSNIGG; from the coding sequence ATGTTAGACTCATTTAATCGGCCAATCAACTACCTGCGTATTTCTGTTACCGATCGTTGCAACCTCAGGTGTTTTTATTGCATGCCTGAAGAAGGAGTTAAATTATTACCTCATTGTGATATCCTTACCTATGAAGAAATTGCCGTTTTTGTTAAAACAGCAGTCAGATTCGGGATAAATAAAATCAGAATAACCGGAGGAGAGCCACTTGTAAGGAAAGATATTCTGAAACTTGTGGAAATGATAGCCAATGTTCCCGGAATTACTGATTTTGGCATGACCACAAACGGCATTCATCTGGCAAAATATGCCAAAGCACTTAAGGAAGCCGGATTACACCGTATCAACGTCAGCCTTGATACCATAAATCCGGAAAAATTCAGGGAAATTACAAGATTTGGGAATCTGGAAGATGTAATAAACGGAATATTAGCAGCCAAAGAAGTCGGCCTGACCCCTGTTAAAATTAATTGTGTCGTTAAAAATTCCAGTTCGGAGAAAGATGCACTTGAAGTAACAGAATTTTGCCGGAAACATGGGCTTATCATTCGATATATCAAGTTAATGTCATTAAAAAAAGGCATCTTTTCCATTGTTGAACATGGAGAGGGCGGGAACTGTAAAATATGCAACCGTCTGCGGCTGACTGCCAACGGAAAATTAAAACCCTGCCTTTTTGATAATCTTGAATACGACATCAGGGAATTGGGAGCTGAAGAAGCCATACGTCAGGCAGTTAATAACAAACCCCGGTGTGGGGGAATAAATACGACAAATTATTTTAGCAATATAGGAGGATAA
- the arcC gene encoding carbamate kinase, translated as MKKLAVVAFGGNALLRGDQKGTIGEQERNAYETCEKLLVLIKRGYDLVITHGNGPQVGNIMLQNDAGRKLYGIPEMPMDVCGAFSQGFIGYVIEQQLRNVLSANDIDKDIITIVTQVLVHKDDPAFKNPTKPVGPFYTKEEADTIAKETGAIFREDPRGRGWRKVVASPKPMMITNVKSIEKLSRDGQIVIAVGGGGIPVHYVKPNTLEGIDAVIDKDLASSLLATQIHADKFFILTDVPKVCINFNTPQQKEIDRMTITEAQKYLEEGHFAEGSMAPKIRAAIRFVTSTGKDAIITETTKLGIDDGGTRVVIV; from the coding sequence ATGAAAAAACTGGCAGTAGTAGCTTTTGGAGGTAATGCACTTTTAAGAGGCGATCAGAAAGGAACAATCGGAGAACAGGAAAGAAATGCATACGAAACCTGTGAAAAGTTGCTGGTACTGATCAAGCGGGGCTATGATCTGGTCATAACCCACGGAAATGGGCCTCAGGTAGGTAATATCATGCTTCAAAACGATGCAGGACGCAAACTATACGGCATACCTGAAATGCCCATGGATGTATGCGGAGCATTTTCACAGGGATTTATCGGCTATGTCATTGAGCAACAATTACGTAACGTATTATCAGCCAATGATATTGACAAAGATATCATCACAATTGTTACTCAGGTTCTTGTCCATAAAGATGACCCGGCATTCAAAAATCCGACAAAACCTGTCGGTCCGTTTTATACAAAGGAAGAAGCAGACACGATAGCAAAAGAAACAGGTGCGATTTTCAGGGAAGATCCGAGGGGAAGGGGCTGGCGCAAGGTGGTTGCATCCCCTAAGCCGATGATGATTACCAATGTCAAGTCTATTGAAAAGCTTTCACGGGACGGGCAAATCGTTATTGCAGTTGGCGGGGGAGGCATTCCGGTTCACTATGTCAAGCCAAATACCCTTGAAGGGATTGATGCTGTTATTGATAAAGATTTGGCTTCCTCATTGCTCGCTACTCAGATTCATGCCGATAAATTTTTCATCCTGACCGATGTCCCAAAGGTGTGCATTAATTTTAATACGCCACAGCAGAAGGAAATTGACAGGATGACCATTACCGAAGCTCAGAAATATCTCGAAGAGGGTCATTTCGCTGAAGGGAGCATGGCTCCGAAAATCAGGGCTGCTATTCGTTTTGTAACCTCAACAGGTAAAGATGCTATCATTACCGAAACTACAAAACTTGGCATAGATGATGGAGGGACAAGAGTCGTAATTGTTTGA
- a CDS encoding molybdopterin molybdotransferase MoeA, with the protein MILLEKAIKIVLESISVKDPEEINLMEALHRIIAEDVFSDLDMPAFDRSAMDGYACKMKDIHRELKVIEVIAAGQFPQKVIHDGECSQIMTGAPIPEGADCVLMVEDIEKTGENTIRYKKEKTKENIRYQGEDLKKGQIVIKAGTCLEPAHLALLATVGKAKVTVYQRPVVGIISTGDELVEPDQIPVKSQIRNSNAYQLYGQVIKNRAIPLYFGIAEDKADVLYNAIKNALEKSDILLVTGGVSMGEFDYVPEIMNQLGIEIKFQKMAVQPGKPTTFGVKGQKLIFGLPGNPVSSFIQYELVVKPAVYRMMGLNYHPAPLYLPFGIEYTRKQTERMAWFPVVLNEKGEIIPSEYHGSAHINSLADAFGIASIEIGKSKIEKGELVHVRLI; encoded by the coding sequence ATGATACTACTGGAAAAAGCAATAAAAATTGTTCTGGAATCAATTTCAGTTAAAGACCCGGAAGAAATAAACCTTATGGAAGCTCTTCACCGGATAATTGCAGAAGACGTATTCTCTGACCTTGATATGCCAGCTTTCGACCGCTCTGCCATGGATGGCTATGCCTGTAAGATGAAAGATATTCATAGGGAATTAAAGGTGATTGAAGTTATTGCAGCGGGTCAGTTTCCTCAAAAAGTGATTCATGATGGGGAATGCTCACAAATCATGACAGGAGCACCCATTCCTGAAGGTGCAGATTGTGTTTTAATGGTGGAAGATATAGAAAAAACTGGCGAAAACACCATCCGGTATAAAAAGGAGAAAACCAAGGAAAATATCCGGTACCAGGGAGAGGATTTGAAAAAAGGTCAAATAGTAATAAAAGCCGGAACATGTTTGGAACCTGCCCACCTGGCCTTGCTGGCAACGGTCGGAAAGGCAAAAGTAACTGTTTATCAGAGACCCGTTGTCGGAATAATTTCTACCGGAGATGAGTTGGTGGAACCTGATCAGATACCTGTCAAATCACAAATCAGGAATTCAAATGCCTATCAGCTATATGGGCAGGTTATAAAAAACCGGGCAATTCCCCTTTACTTCGGCATAGCAGAAGATAAAGCGGATGTGCTGTACAATGCTATTAAAAATGCACTTGAAAAGTCAGATATTCTTTTAGTGACAGGAGGTGTTTCGATGGGAGAATTTGATTACGTCCCGGAAATCATGAATCAATTGGGAATTGAGATTAAATTTCAGAAGATGGCCGTGCAACCGGGTAAACCAACCACTTTTGGGGTAAAAGGACAAAAACTGATTTTTGGATTGCCGGGCAACCCTGTTTCTTCGTTTATTCAATATGAGTTAGTTGTCAAACCGGCTGTTTACCGCATGATGGGGTTAAACTACCATCCCGCTCCACTATATCTCCCTTTTGGTATCGAATATACCAGAAAGCAAACGGAACGAATGGCCTGGTTCCCTGTTGTATTAAATGAAAAAGGCGAAATAATTCCCAGCGAATATCATGGTTCTGCCCATATCAACAGTTTAGCCGATGCATTTGGGATAGCCTCTATTGAAATCGGCAAATCAAAAATTGAAAAAGGAGAGCTGGTTCATGTTAGACTCATTTAA
- a CDS encoding GTPase: MVRRTLIMGAAGRDFHNFNVFFRGNSNYKVVAFTATQIPGIDDKKYPAELAGKDLYPDGIPIRPEAELKDIIIKEKIDLVVFAYSDVPHERVMHAASIANAAGADFMLMGANQTTLETSKPVISICASRTGCGKSQTTRRVMEILNSRGLKAVAIRHPMPYGDLVAQKIQRFADISDLAKHKCTIEEMEEYEPHITRGNIIYAGVDYEAILREAEKEADVIVWDGGNNDIPFYRSTTKTIRIVVVDPLRVGHEMTYHPGETNVRMADIVVINKIDSANLDDITELRDNVKALNPSAIIVEGASPLTVDKPEIIQGKRVLCIEDGPTLTHGEMTFGAGIVAAMKLGAAELVDPRPWAVGEIAQTFEKYPDIGTLLPAMGYGEQQIKDLEATINATDCDVVVIGTPIDLRRLCKINKPAVVVGYNLQEIGYPTLEQLIQL; this comes from the coding sequence ATGGTCAGAAGAACATTAATTATGGGAGCTGCCGGAAGAGATTTTCACAATTTCAATGTGTTTTTCAGAGGCAATTCCAATTATAAGGTAGTAGCCTTTACAGCAACACAGATCCCCGGCATTGACGACAAAAAATATCCTGCTGAGCTGGCAGGCAAAGACCTTTATCCTGACGGGATTCCAATTCGCCCTGAAGCTGAGTTAAAAGACATCATTATTAAGGAAAAAATAGATCTGGTAGTTTTTGCCTATAGCGATGTACCGCATGAAAGAGTCATGCATGCCGCATCTATTGCCAATGCAGCCGGTGCTGACTTCATGTTGATGGGCGCCAACCAGACAACCCTTGAAACCTCAAAACCTGTCATTTCTATCTGTGCTTCACGTACAGGTTGTGGTAAATCACAGACAACCAGAAGAGTGATGGAAATCCTGAACAGTCGTGGGTTAAAAGCCGTTGCTATTCGTCATCCCATGCCTTATGGTGATCTGGTAGCTCAGAAAATTCAGCGCTTTGCCGATATTTCCGATCTGGCAAAACACAAATGTACCATTGAAGAAATGGAAGAATATGAACCGCATATTACACGAGGCAACATTATCTATGCCGGTGTTGATTATGAAGCTATTCTCCGCGAGGCAGAAAAAGAAGCCGATGTTATCGTTTGGGATGGGGGTAACAACGACATCCCGTTTTATCGCTCAACCACCAAAACCATCAGAATTGTGGTGGTAGATCCTTTAAGGGTAGGACACGAAATGACCTATCACCCGGGTGAAACCAACGTAAGAATGGCCGATATCGTAGTTATTAACAAAATTGACAGTGCCAATCTCGATGACATTACTGAACTGAGAGACAATGTCAAGGCTTTGAATCCGTCAGCAATCATTGTTGAAGGAGCTTCACCCCTGACCGTTGACAAACCGGAAATAATTCAGGGGAAACGTGTGTTGTGTATAGAAGACGGTCCGACCTTAACTCATGGTGAAATGACTTTTGGTGCAGGTATTGTTGCCGCCATGAAACTTGGCGCTGCCGAACTGGTTGATCCACGTCCTTGGGCAGTAGGTGAAATTGCCCAGACATTTGAAAAATATCCGGACATCGGCACCTTGCTACCGGCCATGGGTTATGGTGAACAACAGATTAAAGACCTTGAAGCCACCATCAATGCAACTGATTGCGATGTGGTCGTTATCGGTACACCCATTGATCTGAGAAGGCTTTGTAAAATAAATAAACCGGCTGTCGTGGTTGGGTATAACCTTCAGGAAATCGGCTATCCGACTCTTGAACAACTGATACAATTATAA
- the moaC gene encoding cyclic pyranopterin monophosphate synthase MoaC → MKKLTHTDEKGKAVMVDVGQKTDQLRTAEAEGFISLQDETLQLIHENSIKKGDVMTVAEIAGIQAAKECFRLIPLCHPLIINKISVTCKTEDGGIRVKSMVSCTGKTGVEMEALTAVSIALLTIYDMCKAVDKSMVIGNIRLISKKKENIQDF, encoded by the coding sequence ATGAAAAAACTGACCCATACGGATGAAAAAGGCAAAGCAGTTATGGTGGATGTAGGCCAGAAAACTGATCAGCTCAGAACGGCTGAAGCTGAAGGATTCATCAGTTTGCAGGATGAAACGCTTCAACTTATTCATGAAAACTCGATCAAAAAGGGAGACGTCATGACTGTAGCCGAAATTGCAGGCATTCAGGCTGCAAAAGAATGTTTCAGGCTTATACCGCTTTGCCATCCTTTGATTATCAACAAGATTTCAGTTACCTGCAAAACAGAAGATGGAGGGATCAGGGTAAAAAGCATGGTTTCATGTACAGGAAAAACAGGTGTCGAAATGGAAGCCCTGACAGCTGTCAGCATTGCACTTCTGACCATTTACGATATGTGTAAGGCTGTTGATAAGAGTATGGTCATCGGCAACATCAGATTAATCAGCAAGAAAAAGGAAAATATTCAGGATTTCTGA
- a CDS encoding HU family DNA-binding protein, translating to MNKGDLITKIAESAGITKAQAQGALNAFIKSSQDALKAGDKITLVGFGTFSINERAARKGRNPKTGAEIKIPKKKVVKFKPGKELVNKVK from the coding sequence ATGAACAAAGGAGATTTAATTACAAAGATTGCAGAAAGTGCTGGCATTACCAAAGCTCAGGCACAGGGCGCATTAAATGCCTTCATTAAAAGTTCGCAGGATGCACTGAAAGCTGGTGACAAGATTACACTGGTAGGTTTTGGTACATTCTCCATTAATGAAAGAGCTGCAAGAAAAGGGCGTAACCCAAAAACCGGAGCAGAAATCAAAATTCCCAAAAAGAAAGTTGTAAAATTCAAACCTGGGAAAGAGCTGGTTAACAAAGTGAAGTGA
- a CDS encoding molybdenum cofactor synthesis protein yields MKILSVNISEKKGTIKKPVSIIEINDQGVVGDAHAGFKNREISLLGIESFRKFEQSAGRKVAFGEFAENLTTEGMELFKTHPLDRFSNDSVELEVTQIGKKCHGDRCAIFREVGNCVMPVEGIFTRIIKGGKIKAGDFLEYHPKEFKILVITLSDRAAKGEYEDKSGPKVVEYLRQYFEEKERKYHIDTIIIPDHAKSLEILLDTAKKENIDLLITTGGTGIGPADITVDVVKPRLTKEIPGIMELIRFKYGQEKPQALVSRAVAGVMGQTLVFTLPGSVRGVSEYMDEILKSLEHLIYMLHSLDLH; encoded by the coding sequence ATCAAAATTTTGTCAGTAAATATTTCTGAGAAAAAAGGGACTATCAAAAAGCCTGTCAGTATTATTGAAATCAATGATCAGGGAGTAGTGGGCGATGCCCATGCCGGCTTTAAAAACAGGGAAATCAGTCTGTTGGGGATTGAAAGTTTCAGAAAGTTTGAACAGTCAGCAGGAAGAAAAGTTGCCTTTGGAGAGTTTGCCGAAAACCTCACCACTGAAGGAATGGAATTATTTAAAACGCATCCGCTCGATCGCTTCAGTAACGATTCGGTAGAACTTGAGGTAACCCAGATCGGGAAAAAATGTCATGGCGACCGGTGTGCGATTTTCAGGGAAGTTGGCAATTGCGTTATGCCGGTTGAAGGAATTTTTACCAGAATAATTAAAGGTGGAAAAATTAAAGCCGGTGATTTTCTGGAATATCATCCCAAAGAATTTAAAATACTGGTAATTACCCTGAGCGACCGCGCTGCTAAGGGAGAATATGAGGATAAAAGCGGACCAAAAGTAGTGGAGTATCTCCGTCAGTATTTTGAGGAAAAAGAAAGGAAATACCATATCGATACCATAATAATTCCGGATCATGCAAAATCGCTGGAGATTTTACTTGATACTGCAAAAAAAGAAAACATTGATTTACTGATTACCACAGGTGGAACCGGTATCGGGCCGGCAGACATAACTGTAGATGTAGTCAAACCAAGGCTGACTAAAGAAATACCGGGCATCATGGAACTCATTCGGTTTAAATATGGACAGGAAAAGCCACAGGCACTTGTCAGCAGGGCAGTAGCCGGAGTGATGGGTCAGACCCTTGTCTTTACCCTTCCGGGAAGTGTCAGGGGTGTCAGTGAATATATGGACGAAATTCTAAAATCCCTTGAGCACCTGATATATATGCTTCACAGCCTCGACCTTCATTAA
- a CDS encoding ornithine carbamoyltransferase, whose product MAFNLKNRHFLKELDFTPREIKFLLDLSFDLKKAKYTGTEQPRLKGKNIALIFEKTSTRTRCAFEVAAFDQGAQVTYIGPTGSQIGHKESMKDTARVLGRMYDGIEYRGYGQEIVEELAAYAGVPVWNGLTTEWHPTQSLADVMTMLEHTDKKLHEIAFCFMGDAKNNVANSLLVMAAKLGMDYRAIAPASCQPSKQLVQTCLEIAKETGARITVTDKVEEGLKGCDFVYTDVWVSMGEPDSVWEERIRLLKPYQVNQQAMKMTGNPKVKFLHCLPAFHNRETKVGEEIYQKFGLDGMEVTEDVFESEASIVWDQAENRMHTIKAVMVATLG is encoded by the coding sequence ATGGCATTTAATCTAAAGAACAGGCATTTTTTAAAGGAACTTGATTTTACCCCCCGGGAAATTAAATTTCTGCTTGATTTATCATTTGACCTGAAGAAAGCCAAATATACCGGGACTGAACAACCAAGACTGAAAGGAAAAAACATAGCATTGATTTTTGAAAAAACTTCAACCCGTACCCGTTGTGCTTTTGAAGTAGCCGCTTTTGATCAGGGTGCTCAGGTAACCTATATCGGCCCGACCGGAAGTCAGATCGGTCATAAGGAAAGCATGAAAGATACGGCACGTGTGCTGGGCAGAATGTATGACGGTATTGAATATCGTGGCTATGGGCAGGAAATTGTCGAAGAACTGGCAGCTTATGCCGGTGTTCCTGTCTGGAACGGTCTCACCACTGAATGGCATCCTACCCAATCATTAGCCGATGTGATGACCATGCTCGAACATACCGACAAAAAACTGCATGAAATAGCTTTCTGCTTCATGGGCGATGCCAAAAACAATGTCGCTAATTCGCTGCTTGTGATGGCTGCCAAGCTGGGAATGGATTACCGTGCCATTGCACCTGCTTCCTGCCAGCCTTCAAAGCAATTGGTTCAGACATGCCTGGAAATAGCCAAAGAGACAGGTGCCCGCATTACCGTTACTGATAAGGTGGAAGAAGGACTTAAAGGTTGTGATTTTGTTTACACTGACGTATGGGTTAGTATGGGAGAACCCGATTCTGTCTGGGAAGAACGTATCAGATTGTTAAAGCCATATCAGGTTAATCAGCAAGCCATGAAAATGACGGGTAATCCTAAAGTCAAATTTTTACATTGCCTGCCGGCTTTCCACAACAGGGAAACAAAAGTTGGGGAGGAAATTTATCAGAAATTCGGACTCGATGGAATGGAAGTTACGGAAGATGTGTTTGAAAGCGAAGCTTCCATTGTCTGGGATCAGGCCGAAAACCGCATGCATACCATTAAAGCTGTGATGGTTGCTACGCTCGGATAA
- a CDS encoding helix-turn-helix domain containing protein, whose translation MRRKQFITNYTIEDMEKLLHSREEFRIAMRLMTCILVAKGFSVTELQKIFYYKSAARYFYWARRFNEEGLAGLEDREGRGRKAKLTEADYEKLKNILLNRAPSDYGLSGKNWNGQNINELIRKEFGVEYQKANVYIMLKNKLGLTNKKLWRI comes from the coding sequence ATGAGAAGGAAACAGTTTATTACAAATTACACGATTGAAGACATGGAGAAACTACTCCACAGCAGGGAGGAGTTTCGGATAGCCATGCGACTGATGACGTGTATTTTGGTTGCAAAGGGTTTTTCTGTCACTGAATTGCAGAAAATCTTTTATTACAAATCCGCTGCAAGATACTTCTACTGGGCTCGTAGATTTAACGAGGAAGGACTTGCCGGACTTGAAGACAGGGAAGGGCGTGGTCGTAAAGCAAAATTAACTGAAGCCGATTATGAAAAACTGAAGAACATCTTATTGAACAGGGCACCTTCAGATTATGGATTGTCCGGAAAAAACTGGAACGGACAAAACATCAATGAATTGATACGCAAGGAATTCGGTGTGGAGTATCAAAAGGCTAATGTTTATATTATGCTGAAAAACAAATTAGGCCTGACCAATAAAAAGTTGTGGCGTATTTAA